A stretch of Dyella sp. BiH032 DNA encodes these proteins:
- a CDS encoding glycosyl hydrolase family 18 protein, with translation MRRAFFLGLLLLPTLAWARIPGAMFYLMESPKSFSSFEAHADKIGVVVPTWYHVDESGLVSGEPNPLVMQLAKQHRVPVMPILSADGKRDKFHQLLHDEAAKKAMIAALVEQGTKHGYLGFQFDFENIDWTDRDALSLMTKQTAEALHKKGLQLSIAVVPNAPGYAGGGGFSQWMWKFWRGAYDLKALSQSADLICLMTYDQHTRWTTPGPVAGMPWTVQHLEYALTQVPKEKLSVGIPSYGYHWYAGDPRREDGKEASNIAASYIDADESLPLARQYGATIQWDPVEHESWFWFYRDGMREWVFLPDARAFRDRVALVKQYGLQGFCSWVLGAEDPKVWDELPEAQR, from the coding sequence ATGCGGCGTGCGTTTTTCCTCGGCTTGCTGCTCCTGCCGACGCTCGCCTGGGCACGTATCCCGGGCGCGATGTTCTATCTGATGGAGTCGCCCAAGTCCTTTTCCTCGTTCGAGGCCCACGCCGACAAGATCGGCGTGGTCGTGCCTACCTGGTACCACGTGGACGAAAGCGGACTGGTCTCGGGCGAGCCGAATCCGCTGGTCATGCAACTGGCCAAACAGCATCGCGTGCCGGTGATGCCGATCCTTTCCGCGGACGGCAAGCGCGACAAGTTCCATCAATTGCTGCACGACGAAGCGGCGAAGAAGGCGATGATCGCCGCACTGGTCGAGCAGGGCACGAAGCACGGCTACCTCGGCTTCCAGTTCGACTTCGAGAACATCGACTGGACCGACCGCGACGCGCTCAGCCTGATGACCAAGCAGACGGCTGAAGCGCTGCACAAGAAGGGCCTGCAGCTGTCCATCGCCGTGGTGCCGAACGCGCCGGGTTATGCGGGCGGCGGCGGTTTCTCGCAATGGATGTGGAAGTTCTGGCGCGGCGCGTACGACCTCAAGGCGCTGAGCCAGTCCGCCGATCTGATCTGCCTGATGACCTACGACCAGCACACGCGCTGGACCACGCCCGGCCCCGTGGCCGGCATGCCGTGGACCGTGCAACACCTGGAGTATGCGCTCACGCAGGTGCCGAAAGAAAAGCTCTCCGTGGGCATTCCCAGCTATGGCTACCACTGGTACGCGGGCGATCCGCGCCGCGAGGACGGCAAAGAGGCATCGAACATCGCCGCCAGCTACATCGACGCGGACGAGTCCCTGCCGCTGGCAAGGCAGTACGGCGCCACCATCCAGTGGGATCCGGTGGAGCACGAATCCTGGTTTTGGTTCTACCGCGACGGCATGCGCGAATGGGTCTTCCTGCCCGACGCGCGCGCGTTCCGCGACCGCGTGGCGCTGGTGAAGCAATACGGCCTGCAAGGCTTCTGCTCATGGGTGCTCGGCGCCGAGGACCCGAAGGTATGGGACGAACTGCCGGAGGCGCAGCGATGA
- a CDS encoding alpha-L-fucosidase produces MPIASNCSKPRRLALALLCAVAGIAAAHAQDATAPTAKTQSPRQNSEIWEKASAKFEPQRRALLDKVAKGENAGPFRADWASLQAYRSPAWYDDAKFGIFIHWGVYSVPAFGSEWYSRNMYVQGSKEFAHHVATYGPQAKFGYKDFIPLFKAEKFDPAAWAKLFREAGARYVVPVAEHHDGFAMYDSKLSDWTAAKMGPKRDVIGQLSKAIRAEGLHFGLSSHRAEHDWFMGNGREFASDVNDPKYAEFYGPAQLRMAGSDSDALSTDFTYVSPAWLDDWLARTAELIDDYHPDLIYFDWWIGHPTFRNSLPPMLAYYYNEGAKRGGVVVNYKLGEFAEGAGVLDIERGRLAGIHPTHWQTDTSISNDSWGYIEHDTYKPPQELVQLLVDVVSKNGNLLLNIGPRADGSIPQGAQDTLRSIGRWLKTNGEAIYGSKPWRQFGEGPTEVVGGSFQETKTKPNTAQDFRFTTHGNTLYAIELAWPADGKAVIHALKPADGVKAVSLLANGKAVPFKQEDDGLHLTMPAKPVGEYAYVLRIELTGQGAK; encoded by the coding sequence ATGCCTATCGCATCGAACTGCAGTAAGCCCCGCCGCCTCGCCCTCGCGTTGCTTTGCGCGGTGGCAGGCATCGCCGCCGCGCACGCGCAGGACGCCACCGCGCCCACGGCGAAGACGCAGAGCCCGCGGCAGAACAGCGAGATCTGGGAGAAGGCCAGCGCCAAGTTCGAGCCGCAGCGCCGCGCGCTGCTGGACAAGGTGGCGAAGGGCGAGAACGCCGGCCCATTCCGCGCCGACTGGGCGTCGCTGCAGGCCTACCGCTCGCCGGCGTGGTACGACGACGCTAAGTTCGGCATCTTCATTCACTGGGGCGTGTATTCGGTGCCGGCATTCGGCAGCGAGTGGTATTCGCGCAACATGTACGTGCAGGGCAGCAAGGAGTTCGCTCATCATGTGGCCACCTACGGCCCGCAGGCGAAGTTCGGTTACAAGGACTTCATTCCGCTGTTCAAGGCGGAGAAGTTCGACCCGGCTGCGTGGGCGAAGCTGTTCCGCGAAGCCGGCGCGCGCTATGTGGTGCCGGTGGCCGAGCATCACGACGGCTTCGCCATGTACGACTCCAAGCTCAGCGACTGGACGGCCGCGAAGATGGGGCCGAAACGCGACGTCATCGGCCAGCTGTCCAAGGCGATCCGCGCCGAGGGCCTGCACTTCGGTCTTTCCTCGCACCGCGCCGAGCACGACTGGTTCATGGGCAACGGCCGCGAGTTCGCCTCCGACGTGAACGATCCGAAGTACGCCGAGTTCTATGGCCCGGCGCAGCTGCGCATGGCCGGCTCGGACAGCGATGCTCTTTCGACCGATTTCACCTATGTCTCGCCGGCCTGGCTGGACGATTGGCTGGCGCGCACCGCCGAGCTGATCGACGACTACCACCCGGACCTCATCTACTTCGACTGGTGGATCGGCCATCCCACCTTCCGCAACTCGCTGCCGCCGATGCTGGCCTATTACTACAACGAAGGCGCCAAGCGCGGCGGCGTGGTGGTGAACTACAAGCTGGGCGAATTCGCCGAAGGCGCCGGCGTGCTGGACATCGAGCGCGGCCGCCTGGCCGGCATCCATCCCACCCATTGGCAGACCGACACCTCGATCAGCAACGACTCCTGGGGCTATATCGAGCACGACACCTACAAGCCGCCGCAGGAATTGGTCCAGCTGCTGGTCGACGTGGTGAGCAAGAACGGCAACCTGCTGCTCAATATCGGTCCGCGCGCCGACGGCAGCATTCCGCAGGGGGCGCAGGACACCTTGCGCTCGATCGGTCGCTGGCTGAAGACCAACGGGGAAGCGATCTACGGCAGCAAGCCGTGGCGCCAGTTTGGCGAGGGCCCGACCGAAGTGGTCGGCGGCTCGTTCCAGGAAACCAAGACCAAGCCCAATACGGCGCAGGATTTCCGCTTCACCACGCACGGCAACACCCTCTATGCGATCGAACTGGCCTGGCCGGCCGACGGCAAGGCGGTGATTCATGCACTCAAGCCCGCCGACGGCGTGAAGGCGGTGAGCCTGCTCGCCAACGGCAAGGCGGTGCCCTTCAAGCAGGAGGACGACGGCTTGCATCTGACGATGCCGGCCAAGCCGGTGGGCGAGTACGCCTACGTGCTGCGCATCGAGCTGACCGGGCAAGGAGCGAAGTAA
- a CDS encoding alpha-L-fucosidase → MHRRGALALAACALMGSAGAASAGAPDARTIEAQWREANRPYDGARAALLKDVDAQAWQGPFSPDWETLANYRAPDWYRDAKFGVFIHWGVYSVAAYKGEWYPRHMYERDGKYADYHQHQVGTYGPMPQVGYKDLIPRFKAEKFDPVAWAKLFRDAGARYVVPVAEHHDGFAMYDSKLSDWTAVKMGPKRDVIGELAKAVRAQGMKLGLSSHRAEHDWFFEYGRQFDTDVSDPRYAALYGPAHPLRGAKGEDGKEHDWTFVSDAYLDDWLARSGEIVQDYQPDLMYFDWWVDQPRFRGALARFAAFYYNQAAARGQGVVLNYKLDGMRAGSGTLNIERGQAADIRPDPWQTETSVSRDSWGYAEGDSYKDPDEIVHLLADVVSKNGNLLLNVGPKGDGSMPPQAVVILRAVGQWLRANGEAIYGTRPWRRFGEGPTQVAAGTMQDSKTGAYTAEDFRFTTRDGRLYAIELGWPKDGRAQIRSVGAELRVRRVTLLATGAEVPFEQQADGLHLHLPTTPTGLHAYAYRIELQ, encoded by the coding sequence ATGCATCGCCGCGGTGCCCTGGCGTTGGCGGCCTGCGCGCTGATGGGTTCCGCCGGCGCGGCAAGCGCGGGCGCGCCCGACGCGCGCACCATCGAGGCGCAGTGGCGCGAAGCCAACCGACCCTACGACGGTGCGCGCGCGGCGCTGCTGAAGGACGTGGACGCACAGGCCTGGCAGGGCCCGTTCTCGCCCGACTGGGAAACGCTGGCGAATTATCGTGCGCCCGATTGGTACCGCGACGCCAAGTTCGGCGTCTTCATCCATTGGGGCGTGTATTCGGTGGCGGCGTACAAGGGCGAGTGGTATCCGCGCCACATGTACGAGCGCGACGGCAAGTACGCGGACTATCACCAGCATCAGGTGGGCACCTACGGCCCCATGCCGCAGGTCGGCTACAAGGACCTGATTCCCCGTTTCAAGGCCGAGAAGTTCGACCCGGTTGCGTGGGCGAAGCTGTTCCGCGATGCCGGCGCGCGCTACGTCGTGCCGGTGGCCGAACACCACGACGGCTTCGCCATGTACGACTCGAAGCTGAGCGACTGGACCGCGGTGAAGATGGGCCCGAAGCGCGACGTCATCGGCGAGCTGGCCAAGGCCGTTCGCGCGCAGGGCATGAAGCTGGGGCTCTCCTCGCATCGCGCCGAGCACGACTGGTTCTTCGAGTACGGCCGGCAGTTCGATACGGACGTGAGCGATCCGCGCTACGCCGCGCTGTATGGTCCGGCGCACCCGTTGCGCGGCGCCAAGGGCGAGGACGGCAAGGAACACGACTGGACCTTCGTCTCCGACGCCTACCTGGACGATTGGCTCGCGCGTTCGGGCGAAATCGTCCAGGACTACCAGCCGGACCTGATGTACTTCGACTGGTGGGTGGACCAACCGCGCTTCCGCGGCGCGCTCGCCCGTTTCGCCGCGTTTTATTACAACCAGGCCGCCGCGCGCGGGCAGGGCGTGGTGCTCAACTACAAGCTCGACGGCATGCGCGCCGGCAGCGGCACGCTCAACATCGAACGCGGCCAGGCCGCGGACATCCGCCCCGATCCCTGGCAGACCGAGACTTCGGTGAGCCGCGACTCCTGGGGCTATGCCGAAGGCGACAGCTACAAGGACCCGGACGAGATCGTCCATCTGCTGGCCGACGTGGTCAGCAAGAACGGCAACCTCTTGTTGAACGTCGGCCCGAAGGGCGACGGCAGCATGCCGCCGCAGGCGGTCGTGATCCTGCGCGCAGTCGGGCAATGGCTACGCGCCAACGGCGAAGCGATCTACGGCACGCGTCCGTGGCGCCGCTTCGGCGAAGGCCCGACCCAGGTCGCCGCCGGCACCATGCAGGACAGTAAGACCGGCGCCTATACCGCCGAGGATTTCCGTTTCACCACGCGCGACGGCCGCCTCTACGCGATCGAGCTGGGCTGGCCGAAGGACGGCCGGGCACAGATCCGTTCCGTCGGCGCCGAGCTTCGCGTGCGTCGCGTCACCTTGCTCGCCACCGGCGCCGAGGTTCCCTTCGAGCAGCAGGCCGATGGCCTGCATTTGCACCTTCCCACGACCCCCACCGGATTGCATGCCTATGCCTATCGCATCGAACTGCAGTAA
- a CDS encoding glucokinase: protein MDRHETTSAFAGDLAGPPARSGGWAASSTTDRTPAPPAASSTEGLSAMSSVAGQPPFLAADVGGTHARLALMAPGVRGPLVQAYRVFRCGEHASLTSIVRAFLAGLATRPRQLVLACTGCAHEGVLINESLPWRIETAALAAELRLDEVHLLNDFVALTHAAPYIDTERSPLLHAPMRAAAAPGPIVVVGPGTGLGAAVRLPGSPAVVLPSEAGQMQLGARVGREQDVMRLLAGRDEHLSYEAVLSGPGLLRVYEALCREAGRGPACAEPSAVSAAAIDGNDPQARETLDLFCGWLGSFAGDLAMLYQATGGIYLAGGFLSRMAAYLRGSTFVARFLDKGVMRPFLDNVPVRVVDHGQLGVIGAASWFLDRPAKPPGIPIG from the coding sequence GTGGACCGGCACGAAACCACTTCCGCGTTTGCCGGCGACCTCGCCGGGCCGCCGGCGCGATCGGGCGGATGGGCCGCGTCGTCGACTACCGACCGTACTCCCGCTCCACCCGCAGCGTCCTCGACCGAAGGTCTTTCCGCGATGTCCAGCGTGGCCGGGCAGCCGCCTTTTCTCGCCGCCGACGTCGGCGGTACGCACGCCCGGCTGGCGCTGATGGCGCCGGGTGTCCGCGGCCCGCTGGTGCAGGCCTACCGGGTGTTCCGCTGTGGCGAGCACGCCAGTCTCACGTCGATCGTGCGCGCGTTTCTCGCTGGCTTGGCCACCCGGCCGCGGCAGCTGGTGCTGGCCTGCACGGGCTGCGCGCACGAAGGCGTGCTGATCAACGAAAGCCTGCCCTGGCGGATCGAGACGGCGGCACTGGCCGCCGAATTGCGCCTGGACGAAGTCCATCTGCTCAATGATTTCGTCGCCCTGACGCATGCGGCGCCGTACATCGATACCGAGCGCTCGCCGCTGCTGCACGCGCCCATGCGCGCCGCCGCCGCGCCGGGCCCCATCGTGGTGGTGGGCCCCGGCACGGGCCTGGGCGCCGCCGTGCGCCTGCCAGGCTCGCCGGCGGTGGTGCTGCCGAGCGAGGCCGGCCAGATGCAACTCGGCGCGCGGGTAGGGCGCGAGCAGGACGTGATGCGCCTGCTCGCCGGGCGTGACGAACATCTCTCTTATGAGGCCGTGCTGTCGGGCCCTGGGCTGCTGCGCGTCTACGAAGCGCTTTGCCGCGAAGCCGGCCGCGGACCGGCATGCGCCGAGCCGTCGGCGGTCAGCGCGGCGGCGATCGACGGGAACGATCCCCAGGCGCGCGAGACCCTGGATCTGTTCTGCGGCTGGCTCGGTTCGTTCGCGGGCGATCTGGCCATGCTCTATCAGGCGACCGGCGGCATTTATCTGGCCGGTGGTTTTCTCTCGCGCATGGCCGCGTATCTGCGCGGCAGCACGTTCGTCGCGCGCTTCCTCGACAAGGGCGTGATGCGCCCGTTCCTGGACAACGTGCCGGTGCGCGTGGTGGACCACGGCCAGCTCGGCGTGATCGGCGCGGCCAGCTGGTTCCTCGACCGGCCGGCGAAACCGCCGGGCATTCCTATCGGATAG
- a CDS encoding aldo/keto reductase, whose amino-acid sequence MADPGIPNPHGAPTRPTRLARAISPLAFGGAPIGNLYAGVDEDLARRAVERAWQHGIRHFDTAPYYGYGLSEARLGAALATMPRGSYTLSTKVGRLIQDAPGRDPLADGFDVAGKRAVFDYSRDGVRRAVDDSLRRLRTDRVEVLLLHDIGALTHGADHPRVLRQALDEALPALAELRAQGVCDAIGLGVNEEEVCLEVMPRFELDVIMLAGRYTLFEQAHSARVMAEATQRGIAIFAAAPYNSGLLGGDKPGDTYNYAPADEATRARAQRFYDACGALDVSVGAAALQFPHFHPAVATVVCGMRTPAEADAAAARRDTPIPAALWDRLRDEGLLGQYAVTP is encoded by the coding sequence ATGGCGGATCCAGGTATTCCCAACCCGCACGGCGCCCCGACGCGCCCGACCCGGCTTGCCCGGGCGATCTCGCCGCTGGCTTTCGGCGGCGCGCCCATCGGCAATCTGTACGCGGGTGTGGATGAGGACCTGGCGCGACGTGCGGTGGAACGCGCCTGGCAGCACGGCATCCGTCATTTCGATACCGCCCCCTATTACGGCTACGGCCTCAGCGAAGCGCGCCTCGGCGCGGCGCTGGCGACCATGCCCCGCGGCAGTTACACGTTGTCCACCAAGGTCGGCCGCCTGATCCAGGACGCGCCGGGCCGCGATCCGCTCGCCGACGGCTTCGACGTGGCCGGCAAGCGGGCCGTGTTCGATTACAGCCGCGACGGCGTGCGCCGCGCGGTGGACGACAGCCTGCGGCGGCTGCGCACCGATCGCGTCGAAGTTCTGCTGCTGCATGACATCGGCGCCCTCACGCATGGCGCGGACCATCCGCGCGTCCTGCGCCAGGCACTGGACGAAGCCCTGCCCGCGCTGGCCGAGCTGCGCGCGCAGGGTGTGTGCGACGCGATCGGCCTGGGCGTCAACGAGGAAGAGGTGTGCCTCGAGGTGATGCCGCGCTTCGAGTTGGACGTCATCATGCTCGCCGGCCGCTATACCTTGTTCGAGCAGGCGCACAGCGCGCGCGTCATGGCCGAGGCCACACAGCGCGGCATCGCCATCTTCGCCGCGGCGCCGTACAACTCCGGCCTGCTCGGCGGCGACAAGCCGGGCGATACCTACAACTACGCGCCGGCCGACGAGGCCACGCGCGCACGGGCCCAGCGCTTCTACGACGCCTGCGGCGCGCTCGACGTCAGCGTGGGCGCCGCCGCCCTGCAATTCCCGCATTTCCATCCCGCCGTCGCCACCGTGGTCTGCGGCATGCGCACCCCGGCCGAGGCCGACGCAGCCGCCGCGCGGCGCGATACGCCGATTCCGGCAGCGCTGTGGGACCGCTTGCGCGACGAAGGTCTGCTCGGCCAGTACGCGGTGACGCCGTGA
- a CDS encoding amidohydrolase family protein, giving the protein MNVIDAHQHYWRVQRGDYGWLASAPAVLKRDFLPFELNPHRAAAGVERAILVQAAPTEAETRFLFELARADRAVAGVVGWVDFEAPDVEARIAALVRDGDGLLVGLRPMAQDIEDPDWLARPALDAAFASLQRHGLAFDALVRPDQLPGLLARLERETQLRAVLDHGGKPVVDGASGFDGWAAQIALLAARTSLHCKLSGLLTQLAPGVSEHALAPYVDHLFACFGPQRLIWGSDWPVVTLRGDYARWIELARSYVRRLAAGHETAIFGGTAAAFYRLAQPSPSARQENPP; this is encoded by the coding sequence GTGAACGTGATCGACGCCCACCAGCACTACTGGCGCGTCCAGCGCGGCGACTACGGCTGGCTGGCCAGCGCGCCGGCGGTGCTGAAACGCGATTTCCTTCCGTTCGAACTGAATCCGCACCGCGCGGCCGCCGGCGTGGAGCGCGCGATCCTGGTGCAGGCAGCACCGACCGAAGCGGAAACACGCTTCTTGTTCGAGCTGGCCCGTGCCGACCGTGCCGTGGCCGGCGTGGTGGGCTGGGTGGATTTCGAAGCGCCCGACGTGGAGGCGCGAATCGCCGCGCTCGTGCGCGATGGCGACGGCCTGCTGGTCGGGTTGCGCCCAATGGCGCAGGACATCGAGGACCCGGACTGGCTCGCCCGTCCCGCGCTGGATGCCGCCTTCGCCAGCCTGCAGCGCCATGGCCTGGCGTTCGACGCGCTGGTGCGCCCCGACCAGCTGCCCGGACTGCTCGCGCGGCTGGAGCGCGAGACGCAGTTGCGCGCCGTCCTCGACCACGGCGGCAAGCCGGTGGTGGACGGCGCATCCGGCTTCGACGGCTGGGCCGCGCAGATCGCGCTGCTGGCCGCACGCACGTCGCTCCACTGCAAGCTGTCGGGCCTGCTCACCCAGCTTGCGCCGGGCGTGTCCGAACACGCGCTGGCGCCGTATGTCGATCACCTGTTCGCCTGCTTCGGACCTCAACGCCTGATCTGGGGCAGCGACTGGCCGGTGGTCACTCTGCGCGGCGACTACGCGCGCTGGATCGAACTGGCGCGCTCGTACGTGCGCCGTCTCGCTGCGGGACACGAGACGGCCATCTTCGGCGGCACCGCCGCCGCTTTCTATCGCCTCGCCCAGCCCTCCCCTTCAGCCCGCCAGGAGAACCCGCCATGA
- a CDS encoding SDR family oxidoreductase, whose protein sequence is MSGRLAGKHALVTAAGAGIGRATALAFSREGARVLATDIDEQALASLAAACPELRAERLDVTDPAQIDRLVAAHAPFDVLFNCAGYVHAGTILDTDDAAWKRSFGINVDSMFHLCKRVLPAMLERGGGSIVNMSSVASSIKGVPNRFAYSTTKAAVIGLTKSVAADFVARGVRCNAICPGTVKTPSLGDRVRALGGDEDAVWRSFVERQPMGRLGSPEEIAALAVYLASDESAFTTGTVHIVDGGWSN, encoded by the coding sequence ATGAGCGGCCGTCTCGCCGGCAAACATGCCTTGGTCACCGCGGCCGGCGCCGGCATCGGCCGCGCCACCGCGCTCGCCTTCTCCCGCGAAGGCGCCCGCGTGCTGGCCACCGATATCGACGAACAGGCGCTCGCCTCGCTCGCGGCCGCATGCCCCGAGCTGCGCGCCGAACGCCTGGACGTGACCGACCCGGCGCAGATCGATCGCCTCGTCGCCGCCCATGCGCCATTCGACGTGCTGTTCAACTGCGCCGGCTACGTGCACGCCGGCACCATCCTGGACACCGACGACGCGGCCTGGAAGCGTTCCTTCGGCATCAACGTGGACAGCATGTTCCACCTGTGCAAGCGCGTGTTGCCGGCCATGCTCGAACGCGGCGGCGGCAGCATCGTGAACATGTCCTCGGTGGCGTCCAGCATCAAGGGCGTGCCCAACCGCTTCGCCTACAGCACGACCAAGGCGGCGGTGATCGGCCTGACCAAATCCGTCGCGGCGGATTTCGTCGCGCGCGGCGTGCGCTGCAACGCGATCTGCCCCGGCACGGTGAAGACTCCATCGCTCGGCGACCGCGTGCGCGCGCTCGGCGGCGACGAGGACGCCGTGTGGCGCAGCTTCGTCGAGCGCCAGCCGATGGGCCGCCTGGGCAGCCCGGAAGAGATCGCCGCACTGGCGGTGTACCTGGCCTCCGACGAATCCGCCTTTACCACCGGCACCGTGCACATCGTGGACGGCGGCTGGTCCAACTGA
- a CDS encoding fumarylacetoacetate hydrolase family protein, which produces MKLVRYGAHGSEKPGLVDKDGVLRDLSVHIADVDPYVLHRESLKRLAAIDPATLPKVEGEPRFGAPVSPVGKMICVGMNYAKHAAETGQAVPEQPVLFMKATSAIQGPNDDVVIPRGSTRTDWEVELGVVIGETARDVSVDDAMAHVAGYVVVNDLSEREFQFEHGGQWVKGKSCDTFGPIGPWLVTTDEIADPQNLHLWLEVNGHRYQDSNTADMVFGVAKLVSYISRYMTLMPGDVISTGTPSGVGLGLKPPTYLRPGDVIELGIDGLGRQRQLVHAHPADARAAR; this is translated from the coding sequence ATGAAACTGGTCCGCTACGGCGCCCATGGCAGCGAGAAACCCGGCCTGGTCGACAAGGACGGCGTGCTGCGCGATCTGTCCGTGCACATCGCCGACGTCGATCCGTACGTGCTTCACCGCGAGAGCCTGAAGCGGCTCGCCGCCATCGACCCGGCCACGCTGCCCAAGGTGGAAGGCGAGCCGCGCTTCGGCGCGCCCGTGTCGCCGGTCGGCAAGATGATCTGCGTCGGCATGAACTACGCCAAGCACGCCGCGGAAACCGGCCAGGCCGTGCCGGAGCAGCCGGTGCTCTTCATGAAGGCCACCAGCGCGATCCAGGGGCCGAACGACGACGTGGTGATTCCGCGCGGTTCCACCCGCACCGACTGGGAAGTGGAACTGGGCGTGGTGATCGGCGAGACCGCGCGCGACGTATCCGTCGACGACGCGATGGCGCACGTGGCCGGCTACGTGGTGGTGAACGACCTGTCCGAGCGCGAGTTCCAGTTCGAGCACGGCGGCCAGTGGGTGAAGGGCAAGAGCTGCGACACCTTCGGCCCGATCGGCCCCTGGCTGGTCACCACCGACGAAATCGCCGACCCGCAGAACCTGCACCTGTGGCTGGAGGTCAACGGCCACCGCTACCAGGACAGCAACACCGCCGACATGGTGTTCGGCGTGGCCAAGCTGGTGAGCTACATCAGCCGTTACATGACGCTGATGCCGGGCGACGTGATCAGCACGGGCACGCCTTCCGGCGTGGGCCTGGGCCTGAAGCCGCCGACGTACCTGCGCCCTGGCGACGTAATCGAGCTGGGTATCGACGGCCTGGGCCGCCAGCGCCAGCTCGTCCATGCTCATCCGGCCGACGCCCGCGCCGCACGATGA
- a CDS encoding L-fuconate dehydratase — translation MAKHHPVTITALDTYDIRFPTSRELDGSDAMNPDPDYSAAYAVLRTDDPSGLAGYGLAFTIGRGNDVQKAALDALRPYVVGLTLDEVTQDLGGFAARMVGDSQLRWLGPEKGVMHMAIGAVINAAWDLAARRAGKPLWRFIVDMTPEQIVAAIDFRYLSDALTPEEALQMLRAAEPAKAARIQQLLDEGYPAYTTSPGWLGYSDEKMLRLAREAVAEGFRTIKLKVGLNVEDDVRRCRLVREALGPDIAVAVDANQRWDVHAAIEWLRRLEGFDLAWIEEPTSPDDVLGHAAIRRAVSVPVSTGEHTHNRTMFKQLFQAGAVDLVQIDAARVGGVNENLAILLMAAKFGVRVFPHAGGVGLCELVQHLAMADFVAITGKKEDRAIEFVDHLHEHFDDPVTIRDGRYRAPTAPGFSARMHERTLVEYGFPDGPVWREPATVAAG, via the coding sequence ATGGCGAAGCATCATCCGGTGACGATCACCGCGCTCGACACTTACGACATCCGTTTTCCCACGTCGCGTGAGCTCGACGGCTCCGACGCCATGAATCCGGACCCGGACTACTCGGCCGCCTATGCCGTGCTGCGCACCGACGACCCGTCGGGTCTGGCCGGCTATGGCCTGGCCTTCACCATCGGGCGCGGCAACGACGTGCAGAAAGCGGCGCTCGATGCGCTGCGTCCGTACGTGGTCGGCCTGACCCTGGACGAAGTCACCCAGGACCTCGGCGGCTTCGCTGCGCGCATGGTCGGCGATTCGCAGCTGCGCTGGCTGGGCCCCGAGAAAGGCGTGATGCACATGGCGATCGGCGCGGTGATCAATGCCGCGTGGGACCTCGCCGCCCGGCGGGCCGGCAAGCCGCTGTGGCGCTTCATCGTGGACATGACGCCGGAGCAGATCGTCGCGGCGATCGACTTCCGCTACCTCAGCGATGCGCTGACGCCGGAGGAGGCGCTGCAGATGCTGCGCGCGGCCGAGCCGGCCAAGGCCGCACGCATCCAGCAGCTGCTGGACGAAGGCTACCCCGCCTACACCACCTCGCCGGGCTGGCTGGGCTACAGCGACGAAAAGATGCTGCGCCTCGCCCGCGAAGCCGTGGCCGAAGGCTTCCGCACCATCAAGCTCAAGGTCGGCCTGAACGTGGAAGACGACGTTCGCCGCTGCCGCCTGGTGCGCGAGGCGCTGGGCCCGGACATCGCGGTCGCGGTGGATGCCAACCAGCGCTGGGACGTGCACGCCGCGATCGAATGGCTGCGCCGCCTGGAAGGCTTCGACCTGGCCTGGATCGAAGAACCGACCAGCCCCGACGACGTACTGGGCCACGCCGCCATCCGCCGCGCAGTCTCCGTGCCCGTCTCCACCGGCGAGCACACCCACAACCGCACCATGTTCAAGCAACTGTTCCAGGCCGGCGCGGTGGATCTGGTGCAGATCGACGCCGCGCGGGTGGGTGGCGTCAATGAGAACCTCGCCATCCTGCTGATGGCTGCCAAGTTCGGGGTGCGCGTGTTCCCGCATGCCGGCGGCGTCGGCCTGTGCGAGCTGGTACAGCACCTGGCCATGGCCGACTTCGTGGCCATCACCGGCAAGAAGGAAGACCGCGCGATCGAATTCGTCGACCATCTGCACGAACACTTCGACGACCCGGTGACGATCCGCGACGGCCGCTACCGCGCACCGACCGCGCCGGGCTTCTCCGCGCGCATGCACGAGCGCACGCTGGTCGAGTACGGCTTCCCGGACGGCCCGGTGTGGCGCGAGCCTGCCACCGTGGCCGCGGGCTGA